TGCACCCCTTTTGATATTGAACACATATCTTAAGAGTCCATCCGATTATGCCTTTTCCCATTCTCTTTAGCGATAAAAGCGATGTTGTGGCTAAGATCTTTCCCGCTGGTCCATCATTTCATGAAATGTCTTATAGAGTCTTTGTTAAGTCACTACTTCCCACCTTCAAAGATGTTACAATTACAGGATACAATTGTTAATTTTTGCCAATTTCATGAAGAACTGAGGTACGAAGCTTGGGGAAGATTCAAGGAGAAGCTATTGAAATGCCCTAACCATGAGATACCCGATAAAATGCTTCTACAAATTTTCAATAGGGAATTGGACTAAGTAAACAAGACTATAGAGTACAATTAATTCAGTGGATCATTCATTAAATCGCCATGTAGAGTTGTATCAAAAGTTTTGGATCAAGTAGCAATTTTGTCTAAGGGCTGGTACATGAAGGATGACGAGGTAGCCATGGAGGCTCCCTCCACATCCTTTATGTGCCAAGGGAATAAAATCaaataagaggagaaaaatacaaatatggtCAAGATGATGTTATACATTGAGCTCTTAATTGAGCATATGTTGGGAGTCCAAATGGAAAGTGTAACTATGATTAGTACAAGAGAGGTTAAAACATGTGAAAGTATGGAGGAAGAGGTGATTCATGATAATTTGAGTGTGTTGACTAAGTGTTCGAAGGGTTTCCACCTTGATTCTAAAAGGTAAAGtggaaatcaaggtcagaaccATGAAAGAGAAGAATGCATCAGTGAAGAAACATTGGCTCAAATCTTGAGTACTGTTGAGAGGGACCGGTATGATGGTGGGTGAAATGCAAAATGATTTTTCAATGCTCTACCAAATGGTTGCGTCCCATTCAATCACAATTCTACAACTCCAAGCAAAGGTGAATCAAATATCGAGTTGTCTCATAGAGAGACAAAGTGAAGAAATGTCAAATGAGAAGGTAACAAATACCATATTTCCCAGGATAGTAAAAGTCTTGATAATAATGTTGATTTTGACAACCCAGGTGAAAAATAATATGATGAGCAAACAAAGGTGAAGATAAAAAGGTACAATGATGATGGGCCAAAGATAAGTCAGATTGTGGTTGAAAAATCAAAGGCAATTGATTGCAAAATTATCTCCATTCCACCAAATACTATTCCTCCTTCTTTTCTTAAATGTCTTataaaaagggggaaaataaaaagtttaactAGTTCTTTGATAGATTTAGTGCCCTATCTATTAATATTCCTTTAATTGAAGCTTTGGAAGATATGTCGGATCATGCTAAATTTGTGAAAGATTTGGTAGAAAAGAAACGACTTGTGGAGGATAAAACTATAGAAGTAACATATAATTGTAGTGCCATTGTGTCAAGCCCATTGGTAAAAAAGAGGAAAGACCCCGGTGCTTTCACCATTCTATCCACCATTGGATTATTCAAGTTTGCAAAGTTATTATGCGACCTCAGAGCAAATGTAAATCTAATGCCTTATGATATTTTCCACAAGCTAGGATTGGGAAAGTCGTCACCCACTTCAATGAAATTGCTCATGGCTGATCGGACTATCAAGAAGCTGATGAGAGTCCTTCATGATGTTCTTTTAAAAGTGGACCGGTTTATCTTCCTGATCAACTTTGTGTTATTAGATTATGTAATGGATGTTAAAGTTTTTATTATCCTTGGGAGACCATTCTTGTCTACTGAGAAGGCTTTGGTGTATGTGGAGTCCAGTTAGATAAAGTTTGGATTTCATAATGAGGAAGTGTCCTTCAATGTATGTAAGTCGATGAATCAACTAATGGACTTACAAGTCATCTCGGTGATTGATGTTATGGATGGGAGGTGACAAATCATATCGATGTGAACTTACTGGATGACCCTTTGATAGGGGTGCTATAGAATTGCAAAATAGAGGAAGTGGAGGAATTTGACGAAGTGGTTACACCCCTAATGGGACTTGAATCTTATAACAAGAACCTAATGAAGTTGGATCTTGATCTAAAGAACTATGAAAGCCCACCCATAAGACCATCAATTCTTGATCCACCCAAAGTTAATTTAAATCCTTTACCACCACATCTCCAATACATTTTCTTCAGAGAGGGAGATATATTACCAATCATTATTACAAGTGACCTTAAACCCTTTCAAGTGGATACATTTAAAGTAGTGGTGAAAAAGTCCATTCGAGCCATTGGGTGGACAATTACGAACATTATAGAAATAACTCCCAGAATTTGTTCCCAcaaaattaatcttgaaaaaAATCATGAGCCAAGTGTGGAACACCAAAGGAGGATTAACCAACCTATGCAAGATGTTGTAAAGAAGGAAATCATCAAATGGCTTGACACATATGTAATCTTTCCAATATCCAATAGTACTTGGGTGAGCCTAGTACAATGTGTCCAAAATAAGGGTGGCATCAAGGTTGttgaaaatgaaaagaataatctCATCCCCATCCAACTGGTCAGCAGATAGTAGGTGTGCATGTTACTAAAAGTTAATCTCGTGGACCGAAAAAGGTCATTTTAGATGCATTTAATGGATAAATATTGGATTGATTAGCTGGGAAGGGATGGCattgtttcttggatggttaCTCGGGGTATAATCAAATTTGTATCATCCCGAAGGACCAAGAAAAAACAATATTTACTTGCCTATATGGGACATTCGTATTCAAGCGAATGCCCTTTGggttatgtaacaccccaacaaTTTTGTAATGTTTTATGTTGTCAATATTTTTGAATATGGTCAAAGATTCAATGGAGGTGTTTATGGGTGACTTCTCGGTATTGGGGAGCTCTTTTGAATCATGTCTTCAAAATCTAATCAAGGTGCTTGAAAGATGCATGGAAACTAACCTTGTCCTAAATTGGGAAAGATGCCATTTAGGAAGATATTGTCTTGGGCAACAAGATATTGGGGAAAGGCATTCAAGTTGATCAAATCAAGGCAGAAGTAATTTCCAAGATACCAACCCTATGTCCGTAAAGGGTCTTAGGAGCTTTCTTAGACATTAAGGTAGAAGTAATTTCCAAGCTACCACCTCCATGATAGCTAAACCTATATACAAACTCCTTGAGAAGGAGACTAAATTCAACTTTGATAAGGCATGTTTAATATCCTTTGATCACCTCAAGAAATTACATATTTTAGTCCCAATCATTATGGCCCTAGATTGGTCATCCCCTTTTGAGGTAATGTGTGATACAAGCGGTATTGATCTACACCCTATACTTTTCCTAGTTCAGTTTTgctcctagtgtgtgaagtgtttagtaggtgaagaatgttcatagaaattacttagagccaagttgagctaagaaccttagattcgtccaaagtttggtgtttGATCCTATAAGAGTAAATTTTGAAAGTATATAACTCttgatgtatgtagaattttcctgctctagaccaaccaaattgtagatagttgaatcatctttccaacaataccaatttcgccttaattcgatacccagGTGAAAAGCTAtgacattttttgtgtgaggctaTAGCTTACCGCAATTATATCGCGTTGTGGTGAGCTCCAAAATCACAATTGTCCTTTCCAGCAGCTTACTACAATTGAcccatatttttctaaaaatcgTAGTTTAATAGGTGATATGACGCGGTGAAGTGCAAATTTGCACTCGTTCATTTCAAGTGACGCAATACAATAGCACCACATCTTGATGAAGGGAAATTTCCCACTCATCCATTTCCAGTAACGCAACGCGATAGCAACACCTCTTGCTGAGGTGTAAAATTAGAGTCTAGTcacaattttaaatttcaaaagcGCATTTAAGTCAATTACTCTAGCCCTAATTCATGAAAACAGACGATTTAACCTTATTCTAAGCTTATTACACTCTttattcaccaaatttctctaaaaaaaccCCTAAAGCTTCAACCTTGAGTCCATGAAATCCAAAGTttcatcattcttttttaaagataaccaataattcaagtttacaggttcaagaacttcaagaagaagcttcaataACATCGTTAgtaattcaaagttcaagcttttgcattcaaataatcaaataaggtatgtggagttatgaacaaggatgCTCCTTTCAtcattgtgcccaaaactagtttttgtGTTGAATTTCACATTAAATTATAAGAATTtcagtttagggttcatacccaattatcattgttCAAAGATGTTGATGTTgcaagtgatttaaatgttgagtTGCATGTTTCCTTTCACATCTTTATACGTgtggtatgattttatggattgagaattaatttcattatcttgGCTAGAATTATTAaggaatttcaagattttattacTAATTATGAACTTTGTGATAATTtgatatgagtttaaagcatgggttttaagccctaagtataagtattgatatttcaagaagattatgcttttaagcaccctAAGACTagtttatatttagattttgaataagatttgatcttttgatcctcacctaagatatggaatccacacagttagttttattatagtttaaagtaaacagatgcATAACTGATTTTTATTGTAAATCCTTATGTTAgtcttaaagtggatttcctatagaatgagcatataaattaaagatagcagtatttagcaccgagttgggtatgtgtcctagtttacatgccccagaactatgagccaacataggtacaaattAAGATTATTTCCAtgtatatggatgacagatacagattgtgattACTTAGCTCAAGTTAGACTCCTTGGCATGAGTATGgcacctctccccaacataagGTTTTACCTTACGGTAACTAGACATTTAACACTATGATAGCTTACATAGTATATGTCGGTTCGAAGAACCTTTCTAAACCTAagtcttaaaaatagaataatagaacAGCTTTTCAaaaaccaagtgtaaaggctAATATATTTACTTAGATATGGTCCTACTTAAGACATTACTTACAGAacttcagcttttagttttcatataataaaagtgagtccttcctacacttagcatgcatgatttgataatAGATTTCAAGTATAGACTTTGAATTAAGTGCGGTGGCTTAtagtattcatatagtatattttatcattcatgatttatgatttcagcTTTCAATTACTCAAGCCAAGGTGATCCATTTATAATTAGCATGCATTTTTTATAAGAAAGATATACATTGTATCAcagttttacttatgcattcacccccatatgctcggtatattacaaaagtactgatccacatatatgtctatgtgctacattgtttagtaatgtaggtttaggtgctcagttccagcagcgtgattaaccacgagcatctctatctacataccgatagttggtaagtcctcatagtttggggacctagTTAATCAGATTTCCAGCTCTTTAGAatagtttattcagttattttcagTTAGTTCGATTCAGCTAGGGGTCTGTCCCACCGACTCTCTAGTTAATAGTATTAGAGGCTTGTCTTACAATTAGATACATTTCAGACTTATAGTGTCGGtgtttcaaattttcaagttAAACACTTTCAACATTATGTTTAGTTAATTCTAATTCAGTTCTGACAATATTCAGTAGTTTAGTAAGATTTTGCATGCCTAGATTCCTGTATTATGAGTTACAACTTTTGTAGAAGGcctaaagggttagcttgagactactcatagtcttaagTACCGTGTAACATCttgggacctatttttggggcattacaaacttggtattagagtctaaggtttaaagagtcctagggagtcagacaagccgtattatgtagaatcttgatcatgtgtgtgaagtgcgccacatttatgagcaagaggcaaTGGAATGATTTAGGAattcatccttttctttcatgatctatcattcttACAATGTCTCTATCTATTTTTAACTCCTGCTCATatatgatagaatatgcctcatCACTGAACTAATACACGTGTaatgataactagccaccccACCCTattgaccctctgaatgagaatgtatcccatgctgaattttgggctttCTTTCAAGCGTTGGCCCAAGTTTTGATTGCCAATGTTTAGGGCAACCATCAGACTGCAATCCCACTTcagtagaatggtgatttagtTACATCCAGAATTCATgacttcataagaatgaatccacctgaggtCTTTGGGTTTAAaaataggtgaggacccatagttttacttagatgaggtgaaaaatatcacCCAATTATACATGTTACTGAGGAGGAGAgtatggagttggcatcttataggctgaaaAATATATCGTATGATT
The Capsicum annuum cultivar UCD-10X-F1 chromosome 6, UCD10Xv1.1, whole genome shotgun sequence DNA segment above includes these coding regions:
- the LOC107874275 gene encoding uncharacterized protein LOC107874275 — encoded protein: MSDHAKFVKDLVEKKRLVEDKTIEVTYNCSAIVSSPLVKKRKDPGAFTILSTIGLFKFAKLLCDLRANVNLMPYDIFHKLGLGKSSPTSMKLLMADRTIKKLMRVLHDVLLKVDRFIFLINFVLLDYVMDVKVFIILGRPFLSTEKALVYVESS